The following proteins come from a genomic window of Campylobacter coli 76339:
- a CDS encoding Thiamin-phosphate pyrophosphorylase encodes MKNDLDLSLYLVASRGKKSDELFLNTLEEAIKGGVSIIQLREKELNSREFYKLGLKVQKLCKGYEIPFLINDRIDIALALDADGVHLGQEDLEVHLARKILGKEKIIGLSLKNLEQLKNIEGVDYLGCGAIKATPTKESSVISLETLNQICEKSPVGVVAIGGIDKELIKKLKGIKISGIAVVRAIMDTQDAYLAAKELRQEMNENLSFK; translated from the coding sequence ATGAAAAATGATTTAGATCTTAGTCTTTATCTTGTAGCAAGTCGTGGAAAAAAAAGTGACGAGCTTTTTTTAAACACGCTTGAAGAAGCGATAAAAGGCGGAGTAAGTATAATCCAACTTCGTGAAAAAGAATTAAATTCAAGAGAATTTTACAAGCTTGGCTTGAAAGTACAAAAGCTTTGCAAGGGGTATGAAATACCCTTTTTAATCAATGATAGAATCGATATTGCCTTAGCTTTAGATGCTGATGGGGTGCATTTAGGGCAAGAGGATTTAGAAGTGCATCTTGCAAGAAAAATTCTAGGCAAGGAAAAAATCATAGGCTTAAGTCTTAAGAACTTAGAACAATTAAAAAATATCGAGGGGGTTGATTATTTAGGTTGTGGTGCGATTAAGGCTACTCCGACTAAAGAAAGTTCTGTTATAAGTCTTGAAACTTTGAATCAAATTTGCGAGAAAAGTCCTGTAGGCGTGGTAGCAATAGGCGGGATAGATAAAGAGCTGATTAAAAAATTAAAGGGCATTAAAATAAGTGGCATTGCAGTAGTTAGAGCCATAATGGACACGCAAGATGCTTATTTGGCAGCTAAAGAGCTTAGGCAAGAAATGAATGAAAATTTATCTTTTAAATGA